A genomic segment from [Flavobacterium] thermophilum encodes:
- the ptsG_1 gene encoding EIICBA-Glc — translation MKRAFGTLQKVGKALMLPVAILPAAGILLAFGNALKNPALTDKIPALKADWVVLVSNVMEQAGGIVFSNLSLLFAVGVAIGLAGGDGVAGLAAIIGYLIMNVTMSVILGVTADMVGADPSYANILGIPTLQTGVFGGIIVGILAAYMYNKYFNIELPQYLGFFAGKRFVPIVTAVSAVVLGIIMTFIWPPIQHGLNAFSHNMIDANKPLAAFIFGVIERALIPFGLHHIFYAPFWFEFGEYVNKAGQVVRGDQKIFFEQLKDGVELTAGTFMTGKFPFMMFGLPAAALAIYHEARPENKKVVAGIMGSAALTSFLTGITEPIEFSFLFVAPVLFAIHCVFAGLSFMIMHLLNVKIGMTFSGGVIDFLLFGVLPNRTAWWLVIPVGLVFAVIYYFGFRFAIRKWDLATPGREKTVEEAPKAEAAAAGDLPYEVLAALGGKENIEHLDACITRLRVSVHDIGRVDKDRLKALGAAGVLEVGNNVQAIFGPKSDMLKGQIQDIMQGKAPARAAEEEKPKTAASEAAESETIASPMSGEIVPLAEVPDQVFSQKMMGDGFAVMPTDGTVVSPVDGKIINVFPTKHAIGIQSAGGHEILIHVGIDTVKLNGQGFEALVKEGDEVKKGQPILRVDLDYVKQNAPSIVTPVIFTNLQAGETVHVNKQGSVARGEDAVVTIR, via the coding sequence TGAAGCGAGCGTTTGGCACGCTGCAAAAAGTCGGGAAAGCGCTCATGTTGCCGGTGGCGATTTTGCCGGCGGCCGGGATTTTGCTGGCGTTTGGCAATGCGTTGAAAAACCCGGCGCTCACGGATAAAATTCCCGCATTAAAAGCCGATTGGGTCGTGCTCGTCTCCAACGTGATGGAGCAAGCGGGCGGCATCGTCTTCTCCAACTTGTCGCTCTTGTTTGCGGTCGGCGTAGCGATCGGCCTTGCCGGCGGGGACGGAGTCGCAGGCTTGGCGGCGATCATCGGCTACTTGATTATGAACGTGACGATGAGCGTCATCTTAGGTGTAACGGCCGATATGGTCGGCGCTGACCCGTCGTATGCCAACATTCTCGGCATCCCGACGCTGCAAACCGGCGTCTTTGGCGGGATTATCGTCGGGATTTTGGCCGCCTACATGTACAACAAATACTTCAATATTGAACTGCCTCAATATCTCGGCTTTTTTGCCGGCAAGCGGTTCGTGCCGATCGTGACGGCGGTGTCTGCGGTCGTGCTTGGCATTATCATGACATTCATCTGGCCGCCGATTCAGCACGGGCTCAATGCGTTTTCGCACAATATGATCGATGCGAACAAACCGTTGGCCGCCTTTATTTTCGGCGTCATCGAACGGGCGTTGATTCCGTTTGGCTTGCATCATATTTTCTATGCACCGTTTTGGTTTGAATTTGGCGAATACGTCAATAAAGCCGGGCAAGTGGTCCGTGGCGACCAAAAAATCTTTTTCGAGCAGCTGAAAGACGGCGTGGAACTGACGGCCGGCACGTTCATGACCGGGAAGTTTCCGTTTATGATGTTCGGCCTTCCGGCAGCGGCGCTTGCCATCTACCATGAAGCGCGGCCAGAAAACAAAAAAGTTGTGGCCGGCATTATGGGATCGGCTGCGTTGACATCGTTTTTGACTGGGATTACCGAACCGATCGAATTTTCGTTCTTGTTTGTCGCTCCGGTGCTGTTTGCCATTCACTGCGTTTTTGCCGGCTTGTCGTTTATGATCATGCACTTGTTGAACGTCAAAATCGGGATGACGTTCTCCGGCGGGGTCATTGACTTCTTGCTGTTTGGCGTTCTGCCAAACCGGACGGCATGGTGGCTCGTCATTCCGGTCGGCTTGGTGTTTGCCGTGATTTATTATTTCGGGTTCCGCTTTGCGATCCGCAAATGGGATTTGGCGACGCCGGGCCGGGAAAAAACGGTCGAGGAAGCACCGAAAGCCGAGGCGGCCGCTGCTGGCGACCTGCCGTATGAAGTGCTCGCTGCTCTTGGCGGAAAGGAAAACATCGAACATTTGGACGCCTGCATTACACGTTTGCGCGTGTCGGTCCATGATATCGGCCGGGTCGATAAAGACCGCCTGAAGGCGCTTGGCGCTGCCGGGGTGCTGGAAGTCGGCAACAACGTGCAAGCGATTTTCGGTCCGAAATCGGATATGTTAAAAGGGCAAATTCAAGACATCATGCAAGGAAAAGCGCCGGCCCGTGCGGCGGAAGAAGAAAAGCCGAAAACAGCGGCTTCGGAAGCCGCGGAGTCCGAAACGATCGCTTCGCCGATGTCCGGAGAAATCGTTCCGCTCGCTGAAGTGCCGGACCAAGTGTTTTCGCAAAAAATGATGGGCGATGGGTTCGCAGTCATGCCGACGGACGGCACGGTCGTCTCTCCGGTTGATGGGAAGATCATCAACGTCTTTCCGACGAAGCACGCCATTGGCATTCAGTCGGCCGGCGGGCATGAAATTTTGATCCACGTCGGCATCGATACGGTGAAGCTGAACGGCCAAGGGTTTGAAGCGCTTGTGAAGGAAGGCGACGAAGTGAAAAAAGGACAGCCGATTTTGCGCGTCGACCTTGATTATGTCAAACAGAACGCCCCATCGATCGTCACACCGGTGATTTTCACGAATCTCCAAGCCGGCGAAACGGTTCACGTCAACAAGCAAGGCTCAGTTGCTCGAGGAGAAGACGCTGTTGTGACGATCCGCTAA
- the ptsH gene encoding Phosphocarrier protein HPr encodes MAEKTFKVVSDSGIHARPATILVQTASKFNSEIQLEYNGKTVNLKSIMGVMSLGIPKGATIKITAEGADAAEAMAALTDTLAKEGLAE; translated from the coding sequence ATGGCAGAAAAAACGTTTAAAGTCGTTTCTGATTCCGGCATCCACGCTCGTCCGGCGACGATTTTGGTGCAAACGGCGAGCAAATTCAACAGCGAAATCCAGCTTGAGTACAACGGCAAAACAGTGAACTTAAAATCGATCATGGGCGTCATGTCGTTAGGCATTCCGAAAGGGGCAACGATCAAAATCACGGCAGAAGGGGCCGATGCGGCGGAAGCAATGGCGGCGTTAACCGATACGTTGGCGAAAGAAGGTCTTGCAGAATAA
- the ptsI gene encoding Phosphoenolpyruvate-protein phosphotransferase: protein MGNAIREKTIHGIAASSGIAIAKAYRLETPDLAAEKRAVADVEAEVARLEAAVAKAKEELEAIKQHALEKLGEDKAAIFAAHLLVLDDPELLNPIKEKIQTERVNAEYALDETASFFISMFEAMDNEYMKERAADIRDVTKRVLAHLLGVTISNPSLISEEVVIIAEDLTPSDTAQLNRQYVKGFATDIGGRTSHSAIMARSLEIPAVVGTKTVTAEVKNGDIVIVDGLDGQVIINPSPELLAQYEQKRARYEAQKAEWAKLVHEATVTADGIHVELAANIGTPDDVKGALANGAEGIGLYRTEFLYMGRSELPTEDEQFVAYKTVLEQMNGKPVVVRTLDIGGDKELPYLHLPKEMNPFLGFRAIRLCLEMQDMFRTQLRALLRASVYGNLKIMFPMIATLDEFRQAKAILLEEKEALLRQGVAVADGIEVGMMVEIPAAAVMADQFAKEVDFFSIGTNDLIQYTMAADRMNERVAYLYQPYNPAILRLISHVIDAAHREGKWVGMCGEMAGDPIAIPILLALGLDEFSMSATSILPARAQLKRLSKEDAVRVKETVLSLGTAEEVVSFVKRTFSLA from the coding sequence ATGGGAAACGCAATCCGCGAAAAAACGATCCATGGGATTGCTGCATCGAGCGGTATTGCCATCGCGAAGGCATACCGCTTAGAAACCCCTGATTTGGCAGCCGAAAAACGGGCTGTTGCCGATGTTGAAGCGGAAGTAGCGCGGCTTGAGGCGGCGGTGGCGAAAGCGAAAGAAGAGCTGGAAGCCATCAAGCAGCATGCCTTGGAAAAGCTTGGCGAAGACAAAGCTGCCATTTTTGCCGCCCACTTGCTTGTGCTTGACGACCCAGAATTGTTGAACCCGATTAAAGAAAAAATCCAAACGGAGCGCGTCAATGCCGAGTACGCTCTCGATGAAACCGCCTCGTTTTTCATCTCGATGTTCGAGGCGATGGACAATGAATATATGAAAGAACGGGCCGCCGATATCCGCGATGTGACGAAGCGCGTCCTCGCCCATCTGCTCGGTGTCACGATCTCGAACCCGAGCCTCATTTCTGAGGAAGTCGTGATCATCGCGGAAGACTTGACGCCATCTGATACGGCGCAGCTGAACCGCCAATATGTGAAAGGATTTGCCACCGACATCGGCGGGCGGACGTCGCATTCAGCAATTATGGCCCGTTCGCTCGAAATCCCTGCCGTCGTCGGCACGAAGACGGTGACGGCGGAAGTAAAAAACGGCGACATCGTCATTGTCGATGGGCTCGACGGCCAAGTAATCATCAATCCATCGCCGGAGTTGCTCGCCCAATATGAACAAAAACGGGCCCGCTACGAGGCGCAAAAGGCAGAATGGGCGAAACTCGTTCACGAGGCGACCGTGACGGCTGACGGCATTCATGTCGAGCTGGCTGCCAACATCGGCACGCCAGACGATGTGAAAGGAGCGTTGGCGAACGGAGCGGAAGGAATCGGATTGTATCGCACAGAATTTCTATACATGGGACGCTCGGAACTGCCGACGGAAGACGAACAGTTTGTGGCTTACAAAACGGTGCTGGAACAAATGAATGGCAAGCCGGTCGTTGTGCGGACGCTTGACATTGGCGGCGACAAAGAGCTCCCGTATTTACACTTGCCAAAAGAGATGAACCCGTTTTTAGGGTTTCGAGCCATTCGCCTTTGCCTGGAAATGCAAGACATGTTCCGCACGCAGCTGCGCGCCTTGTTGCGGGCGAGTGTGTACGGCAATTTGAAAATCATGTTCCCGATGATTGCGACGCTCGATGAATTCCGCCAAGCGAAAGCCATTTTGCTTGAAGAAAAAGAGGCGCTCCTCCGCCAAGGGGTTGCCGTTGCGGATGGAATTGAAGTCGGCATGATGGTGGAAATCCCGGCAGCTGCCGTCATGGCGGACCAGTTTGCGAAAGAAGTCGATTTCTTCAGCATTGGAACGAACGACCTGATCCAATATACGATGGCGGCCGATCGGATGAATGAGCGGGTTGCGTATTTGTACCAGCCGTACAACCCGGCGATTTTGCGGCTCATCAGCCACGTGATCGATGCCGCCCATCGCGAAGGAAAATGGGTCGGGATGTGCGGGGAAATGGCCGGCGACCCGATCGCGATTCCGATTTTGCTTGCCCTTGGCCTTGATGAGTTCAGCATGAGCGCCACCTCGATTTTGCCGGCGCGCGCCCAGCTGAAGCGGCTGTCAAAAGAGGATGCGGTCCGCGTGAAAGAGACAGTGCTGTCGCTTGGTACGGCTGAGGAAGTCGTGTCGTTTGTCAAACGAACATTTTCACTTGCCTGA
- a CDS encoding putative sporulation protein YyaC, translating to MISRLTVVCIGSNRINGDSLGPFVGTLLENAYPDHLTVIGTLRKPVDATNIHRVSERLQHERGAYVVAIDSIVGPQPFVHTIAIRPGALSPGTALGKSLPSIGDISMMGVVMEDTADISALPYTNLHIVYQMAKVIAIGLSLTVRQRYGYESSTPLLA from the coding sequence ATGATTTCCCGTTTGACCGTCGTTTGCATCGGCAGCAACCGCATCAACGGCGACAGCTTAGGGCCGTTCGTCGGGACGCTGCTGGAAAACGCTTATCCGGATCATTTGACCGTCATCGGTACACTTAGGAAGCCTGTCGATGCAACGAACATTCATCGTGTTTCCGAGCGGCTGCAACACGAGCGCGGAGCGTATGTGGTGGCAATCGACAGCATTGTCGGGCCGCAGCCGTTTGTCCATACGATCGCCATCCGCCCTGGCGCCCTTTCCCCTGGCACTGCGCTTGGCAAATCGCTTCCATCGATTGGCGACATCAGCATGATGGGCGTCGTGATGGAAGATACCGCCGATATAAGCGCACTTCCGTACACGAATTTGCACATTGTTTACCAAATGGCGAAAGTTATCGCTATCGGCCTTTCGCTTACGGTCCGGCAGCGGTATGGCTATGAATCGTCGACGCCGCTGTTGGCATAA